In Methylovirgula sp., a single genomic region encodes these proteins:
- a CDS encoding transglycosylase SLT domain-containing protein gives MPLNARIQYTSATPFENEIVEGLSNFADYFSPRESGGNSMADVAHRRACGCAAERRLGHTSGVTATPKLDAAADDRANYRSLINVAAKREGPPPEITDAVMAVESGYNPGAIGTSGEIGLMQILPSTARLMGFPGADLDLAVPETSIRVEEVNRYRPGMIIVTNGDLARRVVNGTFEIDNLKDFVPQVEQCSVHERPRCRAALPCWAKIRSVRR, from the coding sequence TTGCCCCTGAATGCGCGGATCCAGTACACCTCGGCCACGCCGTTTGAAAACGAAATCGTCGAGGGTTTGTCGAACTTTGCAGATTATTTCTCACCCCGTGAAAGCGGCGGCAACTCTATGGCCGACGTTGCTCATCGCCGCGCCTGCGGCTGCGCCGCCGAACGGCGCCTCGGACACACGTCGGGGGTGACTGCAACGCCTAAGTTAGACGCCGCTGCGGACGATCGTGCGAACTATCGAAGCTTGATAAACGTCGCCGCGAAGCGAGAGGGGCCTCCTCCGGAGATTACCGACGCCGTCATGGCGGTTGAAAGTGGGTATAATCCCGGTGCTATAGGCACCTCGGGCGAAATTGGGCTGATGCAAATCCTGCCGTCGACGGCGCGTTTGATGGGCTTTCCCGGCGCGGACCTGGACCTTGCGGTTCCCGAAACCAGTATTCGAGTCGAAGAGGTCAATCGCTACAGGCCCGGCATGATCATCGTCACCAATGGCGATCTTGCACGGCGCGTCGTAAACGGGACGTTTGAAATCGATAATCTCAAAGATTTTGTTCCGCAGGTGGAGCAATGTTCGGTGCACGAGCGACCTCGTTGCCGGGCGGCATTGCCCTGCTGGGCTAAAATCCGAAGCGTTCGGCGCTAA
- a CDS encoding Hint domain-containing protein, which translates to MAVGLDLTELSGFQTKAEDFLDQGVVTNNGDGTITLDSATDPVTGVPGNLPAGTSISFSAFNANNANQSFSFGEILHNGASVNGIGIGGGFVSGHGQSPHLVGWNSEGLLFSYVGQSVGGPKLEYAFLGEPSAALQPDGLPTNAIFNQSLGDVPAGFAALCFADGTSVGTPSGGIAVEDMKAGDEVLTVSGKARRVVWVGEMLARPTKHPRPHEVNPVCIRAGAFGDGLPVRDLRVSPGHALYVDGALVRALQLVNNATIVQEEVERIRYFHVELESHDVLLAEGLPCESYLDDGNRSSFANRDEAILLYGRVDPIGWEKACAPWIDEGAQLEALRSRLHARAEATGFEVSVEPGLHFVVDGARLEPFHTIDNRFWFQVPASKGIELGSHADVLTHVVPGAGDGRRLGVAVSDLRVNGTAVALSDGEIFGAGFYEVETHKDRAWRWMDGAAALGLVSDRPALVEIDLHMVAPTWKRRAPALRLVQAANG; encoded by the coding sequence ATGGCTGTCGGCTTGGATCTTACTGAATTGAGCGGATTTCAGACGAAAGCTGAAGATTTTCTAGATCAGGGCGTGGTTACCAACAACGGCGATGGAACTATTACTCTGGATTCCGCCACCGATCCCGTGACAGGTGTTCCGGGTAATCTTCCGGCTGGGACGTCGATCTCGTTTTCAGCGTTTAACGCGAATAACGCCAATCAATCGTTTTCCTTTGGTGAAATACTCCACAACGGCGCCTCGGTAAACGGTATTGGCATTGGCGGAGGGTTTGTTAGCGGTCACGGCCAAAGTCCTCATCTCGTGGGCTGGAATTCGGAAGGTTTATTGTTTAGCTATGTAGGCCAGTCGGTCGGAGGACCGAAGTTAGAATATGCTTTTCTGGGTGAACCGAGTGCGGCTTTGCAGCCGGATGGTCTTCCTACAAACGCTATATTCAATCAAAGTCTCGGCGACGTTCCCGCGGGTTTTGCCGCCCTCTGCTTTGCTGACGGGACGTCGGTCGGTACGCCCTCAGGTGGTATCGCGGTCGAAGATATGAAGGCTGGCGATGAAGTCCTGACGGTTTCGGGCAAGGCACGGCGCGTTGTCTGGGTCGGCGAGATGCTGGCACGGCCGACGAAGCATCCGCGTCCCCATGAAGTCAATCCGGTCTGCATCCGCGCAGGCGCCTTCGGCGACGGCCTGCCAGTGCGTGATCTGCGAGTCTCGCCCGGTCATGCGCTTTACGTCGATGGCGCGCTGGTACGCGCACTACAGCTCGTCAATAACGCGACTATCGTGCAGGAAGAGGTCGAGCGCATTCGCTATTTCCATGTCGAGCTCGAAAGCCATGATGTTTTGCTCGCCGAAGGTCTGCCTTGCGAGAGCTATCTTGATGATGGCAACCGTTCCTCCTTCGCCAATCGCGACGAGGCCATTCTGCTTTACGGCCGGGTCGATCCGATCGGTTGGGAAAAGGCCTGCGCGCCATGGATCGACGAAGGGGCGCAGCTTGAGGCGCTTCGCAGCCGTCTGCATGCCCGTGCCGAGGCGACGGGCTTCGAAGTGTCGGTTGAGCCCGGCCTGCATTTCGTCGTCGACGGCGCGCGGCTAGAGCCATTCCACACCATTGACAATCGCTTCTGGTTCCAGGTTCCGGCCTCTAAGGGCATTGAACTGGGATCTCATGCGGATGTGTTGACGCATGTGGTGCCGGGTGCCGGTGATGGCCGCCGCCTCGGCGTTGCCGTGAGCGATCTGCGCGTCAACGGCACGGCAGTGGCTCTGAGCGATGGGGAGATATTCGGCGCTGGCTTCTACGAGGTCGAGACGCACAAGGATCGCGCCTGGCGCTGGATGGACGGGGCCGCGGCGCTTGGGTTGGTCTCGGACCGGCCTGCATTGGTTGAGATCGATCTCCACATGGTCGCGCCGACCTGGAAGCGTCGCGCCCCGGCGTTGCGTTTGGTTCAAGCAGCCAATGGCTAA